DNA from Oxyura jamaicensis isolate SHBP4307 breed ruddy duck chromosome 4, BPBGC_Ojam_1.0, whole genome shotgun sequence:
TTTGCAGGACATCTGTGAGCCTCTGGCGTGCATGGGGCTGTCCTGGAGGAGGGTCCATGCTTTTCCCTGGTGGCACCAGGGGTGCATCCCCCACCCGGGCCCTTAGGGGACCTGGCTGTGGGGACGTGGCCTCTGGCAGAGTGTGTGCGTTGCACTTTCAGTTCTGCATATGCTAAAAGTAGAAGTGCTCGCTTCCCTCTGCGGTCAGAGCACCAACACTGGCACCgtcttcctgcctgcctgcacagAAGAACGCAGTCCCTTGTATTACTGGGTCATCTCATCTGCTCCCCCCTAGTTTGTGTGGCTGGGGGAGTGCCTGGACCCACACCATGCTTTGGGTGCCAAAGTTTCCCACGCTGGAGTGCATCCATGTGGAAACAGAGCTGTTTTTGCCTCCACACCAGGCACCTGCATGGACAAGCCCAAGCTGGAGCTTGCAAAGGAGCAGTGGTGGAGCAGGCACATGTGGTCCTGGGGGCCATGTTGGTGGTGGCTTACACTGTGCCAGAGGGAGGGTCTGCAGGGACTGCTTCATCTGCACCCTGTCCCATGCACTGAGCTTGGTGCGGATGAGCTGTGTGGGACCAGGTTGGTGAGGGTGGCAGGACCCAGgggatgtggggctgggctCAGTGGGTGCAAGGGGGTTTGGGGGGGTAGTGTGGGTGGAGGTGCTGGGACTGATCTGTTCTCCCTTGCCAGGGGAATGGCCTTGGCAATGCTGGCGTGGCAGCCCAGCGTGGCAGAGAGGGCAACGGGGAGACGCCGGCCCTGGAGATGGCTGTGAACTCCATCTACTACTCGAGAGACGAAGGTGGGACCTGCCCTGCGCTGGCCTTGGGCCTCCCTTCCCTggggctgtcctgctgctgtccccttgCAGAGGCGCTggtgggcagtgctggggcttgCAGGGAGCAGGGTATGGGGTTTCTGTGCCTCCCCTGAGCACCTCCATTCCTGCAGTGAACGCATTCTGGGTGACGGTGCAGCGGACCGAGGCTGCAGAGCGATGTGAGCTACGTGGTGCCTATGTGCTCAAGGCTGAGCGTGACAGCCTTGTCCTGAAGGACCCACGGACAAACGAGACCCTCTATGTCTGGCCCTACCGGCTGCTTCGGAGATATGGCCGGGACAAGGTGGGTGTATAGCTATACATGCCATGGGCCTGCCCGTGCCACCACAAGCTGTCCCTTACTGCTGTGCCAGACCCGCTTGTGGCAGCTGTGTTGTGGCCCCTGTCAAATGCCAGAGCTGCTACAGACCACGGTGACCACAGTGGGGTTCCTGGGGTAACTGTGATCCTTGGTCTGTTCCCAGCTCCCCATGTGTCACTGTGTAGGAGCGTGGATTGTGGGGCTCCCATCCCTGCCAGGGACCCGGCTCTGCAGGGCGGTTCTGTGCAGTTCTTGCAACACTCCCATTGAGGCCACTGCCGCTCCTGCCCACCCCCATTCTCCactcccagcctgtgctgccagctgtgtGTCTGTTCATGCCATGCCTGCCAGGGAGCTCAGCAGGCCTGGCTCCAAGTACTCCCTGGATGCCGTCCATCCTTCCTGTAGGACAGTGGCCAGAGCAGGAGGGGTTGTTTGAGACACCTGTTATATTCTAGAGTTGTTCACCTTATGGGGCACGCTGCTGTGAGCCTAGCTGACCTGTGCAGGCCTCCCCAGTGTCCTGCAGCAGTGGGTTCCCCCACCTGTCCTGTTGCTACACTGAGCACAAAATGTACCTGCTATGCTGGAGGCGGAGGAAGTGGTCTCCCCAGGGCTATTTATAGGAGTAATGGtgtcagctgcagcctgctAGTGGCGCTTTCTGCAGCACTTTACCAAAACAGAAGTGGACACCAAGCTGTCTTGGGGAGGCAGCTAGCTCATCCACGGGATCTGTGCCAGGGCAGGATGAGAACCAAGTTGTGTGAGGAGCAGGCGACTGCACACTCAGGTCGCCAGTGGTGACAGGTTGGCTGTGCTTGTGTTTGGCAGCACTGACCCACAAGGGAAGTCTGGCCCCAGAGGCTTTTGCAGCAACCCAAGAGACTGCTGCTGCATATCAACACCagtaagacagaaaaatctCACCTGGATTCAGGAATGGAGGTCCAAGAAGGGTCTGGACTTCCGCTGGTGGGAACCTATGCCTGAGTGTGTTCAGGCCTAAGGAACAGAGCCTTGGTGCAAgacttttctttaaagtattttatgcCATTAACAGTAATGCCTGTAAGGCAAATGCTTTGCTTACTGTTGGTAggcaagctgctgcttctggcctTTCATGAAAAGCTGCACTCTTCTCTCTTGGATCTTGTTTCTGGATTGCTTCCCTTCTGCCTGACTAACGCTTATTGACCCAAGATGCCAATAGTGAGTTCCAATAGTGCAGAGAGCACAGCCTGTGCGAGGCTCTGGAAGGGTAGGTGCTGAACATGGTGTGACACTTGGCTTCCCTTGCAGGTGATGTTCTCCTTCGAAGCTGGCAGGCGCTGTGACTCTGGCCCAGGGAACTTCACCTTTGAGACCAAGCAGGGCAATGAGATCTTCCGCCTGGTGGAAGACTCCATCCGGGAGCAGAAAGCACAGGTGGAGGAGAACCGGCAGAGCTGTGATTCACTGGATTCAGACAGCCCCAGTATGGTCCTGATCCGCCAGGCCCTGGCCGACTCCCTGAGCCTAGAGTTGCCCGTGGAGGGGGATGACACTGCAGCACCCAAAGCAGGACTGGCACCCAGGTCCATcgctgcagcagaggagagagaCACGGTGTCTCTGCTGAAGAACCGGACCCTGCCAGAGCCCCCTGTACTGCAGGCCAAGCCCACCGTCCCCAGCACACCCCCGCGCTCCCCTCTGCCCAAGGCACCACGCGCTGCGCTGCTGGCTGAGGACCCCTCCAGCCTATATTCAGAGCCCCTGGACTCGGTGAAGGGCTTCCGGCCCTGGCTGGACCCGTTGTACTCGGACCCTGTTGACAGCAAGGCCGCGAGTGGGGCCCCAGATGAGGCGAAGCTCCGGGTGCCAGCACCGCTATACACGGGTGCCTATGAGCAGGTCCGGGCCGAGGCTCGCAGCCAGGCACCTGGGCGGAAGGAGCACATCTATGATGAGCCCGAGGGCCGCGCTCCCCGTGCAGTaccctctgctgcctgcatctATGATGAAGCGCGGCCCACAGGCGAGGCCTGGCGTACCCAGGGCCATGACGGCAAGGGCGGCTACGAGTATCCCTATAACCCCAGCACGGATGACTACTCGGTTCCTGCCTTCCAGGCCAAGGCCAAGGGCCCTAAGCCAGTACCTGCCCCCAAGCCCCCAGCAGCATTTATCCCCAAAGGTGTCGAAAGAAGTGGGGACCCTGGCAGGCGGCGAGGGAACCCTGCTCCTGAGAAGGCAGTTGTCAAACCCAGcctcaacagcagcagcaacaacaacaacaacaaagtggAGGTGCTGTACAGCCAGGTGGTGAAGCCCCAGCACGGGCAGAAGAAGGAGCAGTCTGTGGACGAGTGCAGCTTGTCGCCTGTCTATGAGGACTTAGGAGAGATATAACGTGCCACTGCTCTGTACCTGTCTGGGGGAGACTGAGGGGCCCGGACCCACTTGTGAGCGGTGCAGGCTGCCGTCCTCCATGGGTCCTGTGGGTGGCTTGGGTTTGGGGACTGTGTGGGACTGGGCAGAGCCCCTCCTGCTCACGAGCACCCAGGGACTGCATCTCCCTGGGTCCCTTCCCGCGCCTGGGAGCCAGAATGCTGCTCTAGGTGCATTTCCTGGCTCAGGCCAGCTCCACTGACACTCCTGATGTGGCAGGAGGGTTGGCTTTGTCAcactgtgcctgctgctgtgacTCCAGAGGCTTTGGTTCTGCTCTGTCTTCTCCGGGTAGGCCACAGGGCTGAGATGCCTACTGCAATGCCTGGAGGACTGCTTGCCACCAGTctccagaagtatttttatacaaaagtattttgatattaaaatcTGTATGTCTCGGAACGAAGTGTTTGCATGTGGCATGTCTAGACTGTCAGGCACGTGACTGGGGAAATGCTGGTGCATCACTGGGGTGCCTGGTGCCCCTGCTGAGTGGTGCTCACACTCATGCCAGTCTATCTGTGCCAGAGCTACTGAGCTAAGGGGAAACTGCAAAGAAAGTGGGTGCCAGGTCCAGCAGTGGCTAGGATCCCCTGATGCCAGCACATTAAGGCACATGTGTCAGACTCACGGATACCAGTGCTGGTCCGGACATGAAACGCTGGGGTGACTTGAGCAAGTGCAGGTCTCTTCCAGGCTTAAGGCTGGGCAGAACCAGGCTCCAGGTCTGTGCTGGAGCTCCATGACTGTTGATTGGTCACAGGTTCCCTCCTTCCTCAGCCTCATCCTTCTGTTGATTCTCTTCCTCCCCGCACCCACCTTCAGAAGGTCCAGTCTGGGTTCCATTAACTTTAATGGCAAATGCTGTGATCCTGCTGTGGTCTGAGGTGAGGGGTTTGGCTGTGAGTGCTATGTGGCTATCCTTGGACAGAAACTTGTGCAAGGGAAAATAGGTTTCTCTTTTCGTGTTGGTAGTGGTTATGAGAAAATTTCTGTTCCTTCCGTGTAGGGCTGTGCCAGGCACCCTGGGGCTGGCTGTCTCTTGAGTCTGGGGCTAATGGTGGTTTCTGCAGGTTTGCCAGCCTGTTGACggagacagcagcagagcagcgaTCTGATAAGCAAGCAGTCTGTTACACCCGTGCAGAGAGCTAAGCATGAAttctccagccccagctcagaCCCAGGGAGCCATAAACCAGTGGGGAAGTCTGGAGGGCCAGGTTCATGCCCTGAGACTGGGCAGATGGAAACAAGGCAGCGAGCTCTGAGCAGGTGTTTGGTGCCCAAGTTGCGGGGGGGGGTTCCTCAGTCCTGTCTGTAATAGTACATCATGTGTGTAGCCTGGACCAATTTGTCGTCGTTATCCTGTGCTGGTCCTCTTCCCTGCTGGGGTTTTGCTGCAGGAGATGGGAGGAGGCCTAAGCGGCTTTAGGAGCCTGAGAGAGGCTGTGATGAGTCTGTTCCTGCCCAGTACAGGCATGTCTTCTCCTCACACCTACCTGCTGGGTGGCCCTATGCAGGTGCTTCATGTCCTGAGAGCTGTCTGTCCAGCCTCACCAGGGAAGAGTACTGTGCCTGCCCGTTATCCTTGCTTGTGGCTCCAGTGTCAAGCTCCAAGCCCTACATGATGATGAGCAACCTTCCGGGAGCTGAGCTCTGGGGCTCTACTTTCCATGCTGTGGTGGGTATTTGTGCATCTCTGTCACTGCTGCCCCTGTGTCTCAGGATGGTGTGTTGGCTCCAGAGTGGCTGATCGAGCTTTCACTAGAGTGgcagtgaagaaggaaaatgctcAGCATCTGTGCCAGAACCATTGTTCTCACCACAGCACTGCACTCTTTCTGGGTGGGATGAAAAGATGCTTGTTCTTCTTGCTTCAGCAATGACATCCTGTCTCGTAACAACTGGCTTAAAACTAAGAGGTAACCACACAAGGCAGGAGGAACACTCCTACATGTGGCCTGTTCTATTTACGGGCTCTGTCACGTGTCAGCAGTGCATGCAGGCTGGAGGTCTCTTGCTGATATGGAGAGcagtccatttttttctgtctcagtcTTGTGGACCAGACTTACCATCTTTCTcaaactgctgctctgtgctccacttttatctcctttctgcagcagttcagggTGCCATAGATGCTTTGGGAGAGCATTAGAAACAAGGCAAATACAGCATGAGCCTTTGGCTTGTCACAGCCATCCTGTAGCCAATGCATGTCTGCAAGGAACTTCAGGAGCAGGAAATGACTTTCCTGGATTTTGTCTAGATTAGGATTTCCTCtgtctttcccttccctttgcccTGCTTCCACTGTCTCCTTACAACTAAATTCCACGTGCTGAACAGTGAAATTATCAGGTGCAGAGTGAAGACAGCCCTGGCACATCACAGTGATTGTGTGCCATGGCTGAATGCAGTCTGCGTACTTGGGGGAACAGCATCCTGGCAGCCTGTCCTGAGTCAAGGCTTTGCTGAGATGCTTGGGGATACACAGCTCATTCTTGGTGGCTCACTGTTTCCTTGCACTGCAGAAATGGTTCTGGACaagcagttttgtttgcttgtgccCTGTCCGGGTGCTACGAGCCAGACTCAGTGTAGCATGGAATGTGATTTGGATATCAGACTTCCTTGTGTGAGGACAGCTTGTGTGCTTTCCTGTTCTCTGCGAAAAGCCCAGACCCCACATTAGCTGAGAAATGCCCCCACAGTACAGCAGGTCTAGCAGCCATGGCTGGGATGAAGTAGTCTTGGTCTCTATAGGCCAGGTGGCAGTTTTTACCAGGAGAAAATGACCTGGGAGCTGCCAGCGCCCAgccatcctcttcctctttgtattgcctttttctgtttcccatTGTGAAAAATGCATCCTTTTATAACTACTTCCTCCTCCCATTTGGGGCCCTAGTATGGTGCAGGTGTGAGACAGCTGTTCTGCCAGGTTATTTGTTCCCATGTTGGTACTTGGGAAAGCACCCAAGTCCCCTCTGGCTGTCAGGAGCTGATCACCGTGGTGATCAAGTGGAGGGCTATTCAAAAGGAATCCCCCAACAGCCCCAATTTTTTGACTTACTTCCCTTTATAGtctcttttccctcttcacAACTTTCCCCTTTAGCAGCCTCCTTCCAGTCACAATAAACCACCAGtctgtttgtttacttttttccaCTGATAGGGTTGCTGAAGTAATTTCCATTTGGGTCAACAGATCGGTAAAGGAGGGGGAGTGGattattttatcttcctgaTTTTGTCACTTTTATGTTGTCTGGTTTGCATGCCCCAGGTGGGACGATTTGCATGTGCCTTACTGCCATCTGTTACTGGACACTCCCCAGTTCCTCACCCCCTGAGCTTCTTAAGAGAAAGGTAAGGACTGGCTACTTACCTTCACACCCCAGGAAATGCATCTCCCCATGCTGTCAGGGATGTCTGCCTTGTCCTTGAGGTACCTGCCCTTAACATCTTGCCCTGAGCAGCTGCCTTCAATGCAACCTCCTGCCAAGTATGGAGTGCTCCTGGGGCATGGGAAGAACAGGTCcatgcaggagaaaacagtGGCAAGGTGGACCCAGGCTTCGCATGCAACTGTGTAGATGTGTAGTCAGGCAGTTGTTCAAGGCACAGCTCCCACAGGGGCGCAGAGGAAGCAGGTAGAACTTCTCAGACTTCATAACATCTGTGattccttcccctgccctcagCACTGGGAAGGGTACTGCTGCCCTCATCGGAGCCTCTGCAGCTCAGTAGCGTACTGTTAAGATTCAAGATTGAGATGAGACTACCAGTGTCAGACAAACAGGTGCTCTCAttaccttttcttctgctgggtGCTCTGCCACCTTAGTGCATGCCTCATGAACAGGTAGACAATAGGTGGCAATCAGACTCTGTTACTGAGCTGAGATCCTGGAGGAAACGGCTcactctgctctcctgctggtTGCAGTCCCTCGGGGAGTGTGCTGCCTGCACCATGCCCTTGGTCAACCGCAGCTGTTTCTCAGGAAATACAGGTCAGTGCTAGGATTGCTGCACACCATATGCATTATAGACCACAGGCAGTAAGGTAATGTTGTATgggaaaactttattttgaaacagcatGTCAGAACAAAGTAGAACACAAGTGCCTGGTGGTGTACAGTATCCAGGAAGCCAAGTGAGACTGCCCCACCTTGGCTCAGTCACTCTACTCGGCTCTGGCAGTAGCAGCTGTTCTATCACTGCACTGAAAAAGCTGGGGCTCACACTTGTGCTAGCACTGGGCAGAAGCTCTCTGGAAAGCTCCAGGCTATATCCCCCATTTAATGAGTCCAAAATGTACTGGCCATGCTGGCTTGCAGAATGGCACCTTAGGTGTGGACAGGCCACAGGAAGGAGTGCATCCAAGCAACAGCTGTCTGAGAGAAGGGTGCTTGGGGTCCCgctgcaggagccagccagGGCATTGCTGCTGGCTTGGCACTTGCTACAAACCCATCTGCAAGCTGGGGAGCTGGACAGTTGACGCCACCGTGGAAGCAGGCAAGTCATCACTGTCATTGATAATGCTGCTCTGGAGGACAGCATTATCAATGGGCTTTAGGAGTAAATTCACAAGCCCTGTTTTATGTGTATTCAAACACCCTGGtgaagctgctcctgcaggatgAGGGCAGTTTGACATTGCTTTGTACTCTTATCTATCTGCCTGACTTCCTCACCACATTGTCTGCAGCTTTACTGCACTTGCTGACAGTAATCTGTGGTTTGTGGGCTGCACTAGCCTATTCTAAGAAACCATAATTTGAGGCATGTTGGTGATGTGTGCTGATGATAATGGGAAATACAGGGTGTCGCAGGGGATAGCTGAATAGCAAGGGGACAAGGAGCCCCAGAGTAGCAAGCTTCCTGTAGGCTGACTTAGTGACTAACAAAACCATAAAACAAGGAGGAACAAACAATGGGAAGTGCCTGTCTGACCACGGCCAGGCTTAGTGTCTTGTCTGACCGCTTCCGGCTCAGTGAGTAAGCCTTAGCAGCCAAGCAGAAGCCAAGCTGTAACTGCACGTGAGCAGGCATAAGCAGTGCCATGGGGTATTTTCACTGCAGGAACTCATCGTCCTCTTTGGGGAGAAAGGAGTACTCAGAGGAATCTTTCCTCACCACTGCTGGTCTGAACAACTGGGCAGGAGAAGGAGCCATCAGAAGGGGTGCTACTGTGGCTTTGGCTCTGCTCTGATGCTGcaatgcagggagaaaaaaatgaatgcactTTGTGGAAGGAGGGGCTGTCTTCTCCAACAGTTCTCAGCATGCTGTCTTACTGTGTCTGCATGTGCCAGCTGGTCAGCACCCATCTCCCCCATAGCACAAGGGTATGTTGCTTGTGCAACCCAACTCTCAGCTCTACCAGCTGCAAGTGAATGTTGTTGCTGCCCTATGCTTGCTTTCCCTATACCATCAGGGTATCAGGGGGTTAcctgtttcttctctgcaggAAGCAGATCAGGAGGACAAGGCAGGATCTACCTAGGCTAGTCAAAAGCAAGAGTCATACCTGCTTGGATTGATGCCGCTCTGGTCGCTGGTCCCTGGGCTGGgcctg
Protein-coding regions in this window:
- the DOK1 gene encoding docking protein 1; the encoded protein is MEPPAKEGPLFVQQSHKFGTKRWKRGWFALFPASQHGVARLEFFDCKEPAGPPGRLGTRRLDKTVVRLADCTSVALAPAESGPRAGTAAFRLETSGRSYLLAADKQQSEEWVAKLCEIAFPGNGLGNAGVAAQRGREGNGETPALEMAVNSIYYSRDEVNAFWVTVQRTEAAERCELRGAYVLKAERDSLVLKDPRTNETLYVWPYRLLRRYGRDKVMFSFEAGRRCDSGPGNFTFETKQGNEIFRLVEDSIREQKAQVEENRQSCDSLDSDSPSMVLIRQALADSLSLELPVEGDDTAAPKAGLAPRSIAAAEERDTVSLLKNRTLPEPPVLQAKPTVPSTPPRSPLPKAPRAALLAEDPSSLYSEPLDSVKGFRPWLDPLYSDPVDSKAASGAPDEAKLRVPAPLYTGAYEQVRAEARSQAPGRKEHIYDEPEGRAPRAVPSAACIYDEARPTGEAWRTQGHDGKGGYEYPYNPSTDDYSVPAFQAKAKGPKPVPAPKPPAAFIPKGVERSGDPGRRRGNPAPEKAVVKPSLNSSSNNNNNKVEVLYSQVVKPQHGQKKEQSVDECSLSPVYEDLGEI